CGAATACCCAGTTATGATCGTAACCGCCTTCCACTTTCCCGATGTCCTGCCCTACTTTCTTGGCCGAGGTAAAATCCATGGGCGTATTCTTCACCGGTGCAACTTTGCCGGTGGGGATCAGCAGATCGTCTACGGGCGTATATTCCGGTGCTTCCAGCTGCAGCACATGGTCCAGGATAGTGGCATCCTTGCCTGCGGAAAGATTGAAGTAGGTATGCTGGGTGAGGTTCACCGGTGTAGCCTTGTCCGTTGTGGCGGCATATTCGATCTTCAGGGCATTGTCTGCCGTAAGGGTGTAAGTGACCTGCACCTGCAGATTGCCGGGATACCCTTCTTCGCCGTCCTTGCTGGTGTATTCCAGTAACAGGCTGCTGTCCCCCGGCTGCGGTGTGGCTTTCCATACCACTTTATCGAAACCCTTCAATCCGCCGTGCAGGCTGTTGCCGTTATTATTGGCCGCGAGCGTATAAGTTTCCCCGTCAATTTTAAACGTGGCTTTGGCAATACGGTTGCCGTAGCGGCCGACCAGTGTGCCAAAGTAGGGATTCCCTTTCTGCCGGTAACCGTCAAGGGATTCGTAGGAAAGTACGATGTTGCCCATATTCCCTTCCTTGTCCGGCGTAATGATATCGGTGATAACACCGCCGTAGTTCAGCACTTTCACAATAATGCCGTTCGCATTGGTCAGGGTATATTGCAGCACTTCCTGCCCGTCCACATTCCCGTAGGGTTGCGGTGCGGTGGCGGCTGTGGCGGTGCTGTCTTCGCCTTTGTTTTCCGCCGAAGGATTGTTGCAGGAAGTTGCGGTAAGACTGCCGGTGATCATAGTCATGAGTGCAATTTGTTTGATAAACATGATAGTCCTTGATTTAAGGGTGAACGTGGTTAAGCACTAAATATCCGGAATAATCCGGTAAAAAAAATGCTAAATATTCCCCTGAAATTTTCCCAATTTAGCTAAAATTGTCAACCGCACATTTAATAATTTCATTTGTCGATAT
This genomic stretch from Chitinophaga sp. XS-30 harbors:
- a CDS encoding aldose epimerase family protein, with product MFIKQIALMTMITGSLTATSCNNPSAENKGEDSTATAATAPQPYGNVDGQEVLQYTLTNANGIIVKVLNYGGVITDIITPDKEGNMGNIVLSYESLDGYRQKGNPYFGTLVGRYGNRIAKATFKIDGETYTLAANNNGNSLHGGLKGFDKVVWKATPQPGDSSLLLEYTSKDGEEGYPGNLQVQVTYTLTADNALKIEYAATTDKATPVNLTQHTYFNLSAGKDATILDHVLQLEAPEYTPVDDLLIPTGKVAPVKNTPMDFTSAKKVGQDIGKVEGGYDHNWVFAKEGFATVGSLYHEASGRYMTMATSEPAVQFYSGNFLDGSLTDTRDGAKYVQHAGLCLEAQHYPDSPNQPSFPNTILKPGERYTQTTVYTFSVK